The proteins below come from a single Parafrankia irregularis genomic window:
- a CDS encoding LLM class flavin-dependent oxidoreductase gives MTVEFISAINVNPSNELNQLRLSGLDPSYLKRYARLLDEGGFDYTLVPYHSAGHDPFTVAAALTQFTEHIKPIIALRPNTMYPTVAAKQLATIDQLSGGRVVVHFIAGGSDQEQAREGDRLSKSERYLRQAEYIEILRKAWSSTTPFDHAGTYYSFEDFVSVVRPTNGTIPVSVGGSSAEAYRVGGALGDIFGLWGEPLRETKEQIDAVGEQARLAGRTDRPRIWVTFRPIIAATEELAWEKAARVLDALRTNAGVARTPGLRQNLKAPPPNVGSQRLLAAARAGDLHDRALWTAPAIATNAGGASTALVGTPETVAAAILDYVDLGADLISIRGYDNFNDALDYTRHIIPLVRQELAHREVTGRRGEIVPTDAGYDRAPELAAAASADTTGSVR, from the coding sequence GTGACCGTCGAGTTCATCAGCGCCATCAACGTCAATCCGTCCAACGAGCTGAACCAGCTTCGGTTGAGCGGGCTGGACCCGTCCTATCTGAAGCGGTACGCCAGGCTGCTCGACGAGGGTGGTTTCGACTACACGCTGGTTCCTTACCACTCGGCAGGCCACGACCCCTTCACGGTGGCGGCGGCGCTCACCCAGTTCACCGAGCACATCAAGCCGATCATCGCGCTGCGGCCGAACACCATGTACCCGACCGTCGCCGCCAAGCAGCTCGCGACGATCGACCAGCTCAGCGGCGGCCGGGTGGTGGTGCACTTCATCGCCGGCGGAAGTGACCAGGAGCAGGCCCGCGAGGGCGACCGGCTCAGCAAGAGCGAGCGCTACCTCCGGCAGGCCGAGTACATCGAGATCCTGCGCAAGGCCTGGAGCTCGACGACACCGTTCGACCATGCCGGCACCTACTACTCGTTCGAGGATTTCGTCTCGGTGGTCCGCCCGACGAACGGGACGATTCCCGTGTCCGTCGGTGGCTCGTCGGCGGAGGCGTATCGGGTCGGTGGCGCGCTGGGCGACATCTTCGGCCTGTGGGGCGAGCCGTTGCGGGAGACGAAGGAGCAGATCGACGCGGTCGGCGAGCAGGCGCGCCTCGCCGGGCGCACCGACCGGCCGCGGATCTGGGTGACCTTCCGGCCGATCATCGCCGCCACCGAGGAGCTGGCCTGGGAGAAGGCCGCCCGTGTCCTGGACGCGCTGCGGACCAACGCCGGCGTGGCGCGGACCCCTGGGCTCCGGCAGAACCTGAAGGCACCGCCGCCCAACGTCGGGTCGCAGCGGCTGCTGGCCGCGGCCCGCGCCGGTGACCTGCACGACCGGGCGCTGTGGACGGCGCCGGCGATCGCCACGAACGCGGGCGGCGCCTCGACGGCGCTGGTCGGCACGCCGGAGACGGTGGCCGCGGCGATCCTCGACTACGTCGACCTCGGCGCGGACCTGATCTCCATCCGCGGCTACGACAACTTCAACGACGCGCTCGACTACACCCGCCACATCATTCCGCTCGTCCGCCAGGAGCTCGCGCACCGCGAGGTGACCGGACGGCGCGGCGAGATCGTCCCCACCGACGCCGGCTACGACCGCGCGCCCGAGCTCGCCGCCGCGGCATCCGCTGACACCACCGGGAGCGTCCGATGA
- a CDS encoding LLM class flavin-dependent oxidoreductase — protein MTEPSSTELPATASPQVEFISLSHLNPSTELNPVPSRGIDLAYFRRYVRWLEESGYDYTLLPYGSNSADSFVIASAVGQLTERLRPIVAVRPNTAFPLVAAQQLATLDQLTEGRAVVHIISGGSDAEQARQGDYLPKDRRYDRTSEFIDLLRRAWTETSPFSHSGEFYKFDDFGPGFAPYGKTIPISIGGQSDAAFEVGGAKADIFSFWGEPLADLRSEIDRVNGIAAAAGRADRPRIWVTFRPIIAQTDKLAWEKAHDYVAKIERTFKGGNYHKRYLGTATGPQNVGSQRALEFAAQSDVYDRALWTRTAAATGGAGASTALVGSPETVAAAILDYVDQGASLVSIRGYDTLADAIDYGRYIVPLVRQELAHRAATGQRGTLQADHPGALAPGFDLATSAGSR, from the coding sequence ATGACCGAGCCTTCTTCGACCGAGCTGCCCGCCACCGCGTCGCCGCAGGTCGAGTTCATCAGCCTGTCGCACCTGAACCCGTCGACGGAGCTCAACCCGGTGCCCAGCCGCGGCATCGACCTGGCCTACTTCCGCCGGTACGTGCGCTGGCTGGAGGAGTCCGGCTACGACTACACGCTGCTGCCGTACGGCTCGAACAGCGCCGACTCGTTCGTCATCGCCTCGGCGGTCGGGCAGCTCACCGAGCGGCTGCGGCCGATCGTCGCGGTGCGGCCGAACACCGCCTTCCCGCTGGTGGCCGCCCAGCAGCTGGCGACGCTCGACCAGCTCACCGAGGGCCGCGCCGTCGTCCACATCATCTCCGGCGGCAGCGACGCCGAGCAGGCCCGCCAGGGCGACTATCTGCCCAAGGACCGCCGCTACGACCGCACCAGCGAGTTCATCGACCTGCTCCGCCGCGCCTGGACGGAAACCAGCCCGTTCAGCCACTCCGGCGAGTTCTACAAGTTCGACGACTTCGGCCCCGGCTTCGCGCCGTACGGGAAGACGATCCCGATCTCGATCGGTGGCCAGTCGGACGCCGCGTTCGAAGTCGGCGGAGCCAAGGCGGACATCTTCAGCTTCTGGGGCGAGCCGCTCGCCGACCTGCGCAGCGAGATCGACCGGGTGAACGGTATCGCCGCGGCGGCCGGCCGGGCCGACCGCCCGCGGATCTGGGTGACCTTCCGGCCGATCATCGCCCAGACCGACAAGCTGGCCTGGGAGAAGGCCCACGACTACGTGGCGAAGATCGAACGCACGTTCAAGGGCGGGAACTACCACAAGCGGTACCTCGGCACGGCCACCGGCCCGCAGAACGTCGGTTCGCAGCGGGCGCTGGAGTTCGCCGCACAGTCGGACGTCTACGACCGTGCCCTGTGGACCAGGACCGCGGCGGCGACCGGCGGTGCGGGTGCGTCGACGGCGCTGGTCGGCAGCCCGGAGACGGTGGCGGCGGCGATCCTGGACTACGTCGACCAGGGCGCGAGCCTGGTGTCGATCCGGGGTTACGACACGCTCGCCGACGCGATCGACTACGGCCGCTACATCGTGCCGCTGGTACGCCAGGAGCTGGCGCATCGGGCCGCGACCGGGCAGCGCGGCACCCTGCAGGCCGACCATCCGGGGGCGCTCGCACCCGGCTTCGACCTCGCCACCTCGGCGGGCTCCCGATGA
- a CDS encoding acyl-CoA dehydrogenase family protein yields the protein MTAVVGEPAPSAASAASAGLPVAGLPVPDLSVEALAAVTAEIASTAAAYDRTGEIPLPGLAAAHRAGLLTATVAPQFGGPGVGQVDMARILIALGEGDASVGLIAANNLGTHQIQGLAASWPPAYYADLLRRSVAGVALANSVRAEPELGAPARGGLPKTTVTRTADGWVLNGRKAYATGGTALAYHVVWVVADEPGGDPERPRVGHVVVPGDLPGITWIDTWDHLGLRASNTHDVEYTNVELPADAFVEIPRGPDGVYRDPAAMASIGLFGHPALYIGVARAARSAFVRYAQERVPTALGRPIATTDRIQAAAGEIDAQIAQAETLLFGVLLRAQSGDTDHLPQLSVLKVQIARSVIAAVNAAVAVLGNPGLSRHLPFERLLRDVLCVRVHPPQEDTALLASGRRLLGL from the coding sequence ATGACGGCGGTGGTGGGGGAGCCGGCCCCGAGCGCGGCAAGCGCGGCAAGCGCGGGCCTTCCGGTTGCCGGCCTTCCGGTTCCGGACCTGTCGGTGGAGGCGCTCGCCGCGGTCACCGCCGAGATCGCGTCCACCGCGGCCGCGTACGACCGCACCGGTGAGATTCCCCTGCCGGGGCTCGCCGCCGCGCACCGGGCGGGGCTGCTCACCGCGACGGTGGCGCCGCAGTTCGGCGGGCCGGGCGTCGGGCAGGTCGACATGGCGCGCATCCTGATCGCGCTGGGCGAGGGCGACGCATCGGTCGGCCTGATCGCCGCGAACAACCTGGGCACCCATCAGATTCAGGGCCTGGCCGCCAGCTGGCCGCCGGCCTACTACGCCGATCTGCTGCGGCGCAGCGTGGCGGGCGTGGCGCTGGCGAACTCGGTGCGGGCCGAACCGGAGCTGGGCGCGCCGGCACGTGGTGGTCTGCCGAAGACCACGGTGACGCGCACGGCGGACGGCTGGGTGCTCAACGGCCGCAAGGCGTACGCGACGGGCGGTACCGCGCTGGCCTACCACGTGGTGTGGGTGGTGGCGGACGAACCGGGCGGCGACCCGGAGCGGCCGCGGGTCGGCCACGTGGTCGTCCCGGGCGACCTGCCCGGCATCACCTGGATCGACACCTGGGACCACCTTGGCCTGCGGGCGTCGAACACCCACGACGTCGAATACACGAACGTCGAGCTGCCGGCGGACGCCTTCGTCGAGATCCCGCGCGGTCCGGACGGGGTTTACCGCGACCCGGCGGCGATGGCCTCGATCGGCCTGTTCGGGCATCCGGCCCTGTACATCGGGGTCGCTCGGGCGGCGCGCAGCGCGTTCGTGCGGTACGCGCAGGAGCGGGTGCCGACAGCACTGGGACGCCCGATCGCCACCACCGACCGGATCCAGGCGGCGGCCGGCGAGATCGACGCGCAGATCGCGCAGGCCGAGACGTTGCTGTTCGGTGTGCTGCTGCGGGCACAGAGCGGTGACACCGACCATCTGCCGCAGCTGTCGGTGCTGAAGGTCCAGATCGCGCGTTCGGTGATAGCGGCGGTCAATGCCGCTGTCGCCGTACTGGGAAATCCGGGGCTGAGTCGGCATCTGCCGTTCGAACGACTGCTGCGGGACGTCCTGTGCGTGCGGGTTCATCCGCCTCAGGAGGACACCGCCCTGCTGGCCTCCGGCCGCCGCCTGCTCGGCCTTTAG
- a CDS encoding ABC transporter substrate-binding protein gives MTRRMSRRGIAATALAVTAALGLTACGSSDDEGGATSTASEPVAGGTLKVAFFPDNPQFTCLDPFQTYWIEHRTVIRNVADSLTDQDPKTGEIKPWLAKSWEVGADGKEYTFHLRDGVTFSDGTKLDAAAVKANFDGAQGVVKETGGTAYGSSYILGLDHTEVVDPLTVKVVFSAPNSSFLQASSTTNLAIISPDSYKKTAKERCLGQYVGSGAFTLESYKPNELTVLQKRPGYTWGSALSKNTGEAHLDRVEFSYVAEDSVRTGNLVSGAIDISWPRSPITVEDRELIKKSGGVIESRSLPGVASAYYPNASAGHVLSDLKVRQALYKGIDLATYAKTSFGDDYPVVGGAFDNTTPFYASQASKLAYDPDGAIRLLEEAGWKPGEGGYRYKDGKRLTVVFPTSSLSVSSELIQDQLKKVGIELKIDVKPAAELPATYKNGAYDLASSYFTRADPGALQFLLDPKYATSKALATNAATPETTAKIQALFTKARETTDDAVRKQAYADLQALLIDEGVAFPQYERVQFAGVSKDVHGFAFTSESFLKLNDVWKQQ, from the coding sequence ATGACGAGACGTATGTCCCGGCGCGGCATTGCCGCGACAGCCCTGGCCGTCACGGCAGCGCTGGGCCTGACTGCGTGCGGCTCCTCCGACGACGAGGGCGGCGCAACCTCCACGGCGAGTGAACCAGTCGCCGGCGGGACCCTGAAGGTCGCCTTCTTCCCCGACAACCCGCAGTTCACCTGCCTCGACCCGTTCCAGACCTACTGGATCGAGCATCGCACGGTGATCCGCAACGTCGCGGACTCGCTGACCGACCAGGACCCGAAGACCGGGGAGATCAAGCCCTGGCTGGCCAAGAGCTGGGAGGTCGGCGCAGACGGCAAGGAGTACACCTTCCACCTGCGTGACGGTGTGACCTTCAGCGACGGCACCAAGCTGGACGCCGCCGCGGTCAAGGCCAACTTCGACGGTGCCCAGGGCGTGGTCAAGGAGACCGGCGGCACCGCCTACGGGTCCAGCTACATCCTCGGCCTCGACCACACCGAGGTGGTGGACCCGCTCACCGTCAAGGTCGTCTTCTCGGCACCGAACTCGTCCTTCCTGCAGGCCAGCTCGACGACGAACCTGGCGATCATCTCGCCGGACTCGTACAAGAAGACCGCCAAGGAGCGCTGCCTCGGCCAGTACGTCGGCTCCGGGGCGTTCACCCTGGAGAGCTACAAGCCGAACGAGCTCACCGTGCTGCAGAAGCGCCCGGGGTACACCTGGGGCTCGGCACTGTCGAAGAACACCGGTGAGGCTCACCTCGACCGGGTCGAGTTCAGCTACGTCGCCGAGGACAGCGTCCGCACCGGCAACCTGGTCAGCGGGGCGATCGACATCTCCTGGCCGCGCAGCCCGATCACGGTCGAGGACCGCGAGCTGATCAAGAAGTCCGGTGGCGTCATCGAGTCACGGTCGCTTCCCGGTGTGGCCTCCGCGTACTACCCCAACGCGAGCGCGGGCCACGTGCTGTCCGACCTCAAGGTCCGCCAGGCGCTCTACAAGGGCATCGACCTCGCGACCTACGCGAAGACAAGCTTCGGTGACGACTACCCGGTGGTCGGCGGCGCCTTCGACAACACGACGCCGTTCTACGCCTCCCAGGCCAGCAAGCTGGCCTACGACCCCGACGGGGCCATCAGGCTGCTGGAGGAGGCCGGCTGGAAGCCGGGCGAGGGTGGCTACCGCTACAAGGACGGCAAGCGCCTCACCGTGGTGTTCCCGACCAGCTCCCTTTCCGTCAGCTCCGAGCTGATCCAGGACCAGCTGAAGAAGGTCGGCATCGAGCTGAAGATCGATGTGAAGCCCGCCGCCGAGCTCCCCGCGACGTACAAGAACGGCGCCTACGACCTGGCCAGCAGCTACTTCACCCGGGCCGACCCGGGCGCGCTGCAGTTCCTGCTCGACCCGAAGTACGCCACCTCGAAGGCGCTGGCGACCAACGCGGCGACCCCGGAGACCACGGCGAAGATCCAGGCGCTGTTCACCAAGGCGCGGGAGACCACCGATGACGCGGTGCGCAAGCAGGCCTACGCGGACCTGCAGGCCCTGCTCATCGACGAAGGCGTCGCCTTCCCGCAGTACGAGCGGGTGCAGTTCGCCGGCGTCAGCAAGGACGTCCACGGCTTCGCCTTCACGTCCGAGAGCTTCCTGAAGCTCAACGACGTCTGGAAGCAGCAGTAG
- a CDS encoding ABC transporter permease — protein sequence MTRYILGRFAQALAVLWAAYTVTFAVLYLLPSDPVALQLGAAGIETDSLTPAELHTAKARYGLDRPILEQYFSDLWGFLRGDLGESIAKQQPVASLIGDRLAPTLTLSLAAATVALLAGTALAYLASYVRWRPARLVLTRLPSFGASFPQFFIALVLIQFLSFELGLLPATGIRGWKSLVMPTITISILVSSQLAAVLMRSFDDTLRQPYIVTARAKGLSRAAVQWHHGFRNALLPATTVLGVLVGLTVTSSIVVETVFSRNGVGKLAQEAVLAQDVPVVLAIVSLSAAVFVVVNLVVDLLYPLLDPRIVQGQRKEVTI from the coding sequence ATGACGCGGTACATCCTCGGCCGGTTCGCCCAGGCACTCGCCGTGCTCTGGGCGGCCTACACCGTGACCTTCGCGGTCCTCTACCTGCTGCCGAGCGACCCGGTCGCCCTGCAACTGGGAGCGGCGGGGATCGAGACCGACAGCCTCACCCCCGCGGAACTGCACACGGCGAAGGCCAGGTACGGGCTCGACCGCCCCATCCTGGAGCAGTACTTCTCCGACCTGTGGGGCTTTCTGCGCGGCGACCTCGGAGAGTCGATCGCCAAGCAGCAGCCGGTCGCCAGCCTGATCGGCGACCGGCTGGCCCCGACCCTCACCCTGAGCCTGGCTGCCGCCACCGTCGCACTGCTGGCCGGGACGGCGCTCGCCTACCTGGCCTCCTATGTGCGGTGGCGGCCGGCCCGGCTGGTTCTCACCCGGCTGCCGTCGTTCGGGGCCTCGTTCCCGCAGTTCTTCATCGCGCTGGTGCTGATCCAGTTCCTCTCGTTCGAGCTCGGCCTGCTGCCCGCCACGGGTATCAGGGGCTGGAAGTCGCTGGTGATGCCGACGATCACCATCTCGATCCTGGTGTCATCCCAGCTCGCCGCGGTGCTGATGCGCAGCTTCGACGACACGCTGCGCCAGCCCTACATCGTCACGGCCCGGGCGAAGGGGCTCTCCCGCGCCGCCGTGCAGTGGCATCACGGGTTCCGCAACGCGCTGCTGCCTGCGACGACGGTCCTGGGCGTGCTCGTCGGCCTCACCGTCACCAGCTCGATCGTCGTCGAGACGGTGTTCTCCCGAAACGGCGTCGGCAAGCTCGCCCAGGAGGCGGTGCTCGCCCAGGACGTCCCGGTCGTGCTCGCCATCGTCTCGCTGTCAGCCGCGGTCTTCGTCGTCGTCAACCTCGTGGTCGACCTGCTCTACCCGCTGCTCGACCCGCGCATCGTCCAAGGCCAGCGGAAGGAGGTCACGATTTGA
- a CDS encoding ABC transporter permease produces the protein MTTSVVPEATGTEVPAAAAPVAAAPVAVAKPAAGRAASGTGDTLLSERVIADTEPGGRWVGLRATTRTLAVKPGFVLAVLFIAFVVVSAFAPGLFTSRDPYATAPAERLDSPSLNHLFGTDELGRDLWTRMLYGSQLTIKAALIAVGIAIVVGLALGVLSGLSGGFFDALLMRIVDVQLAIPVLLLCLAIVTALGFGTVPVAIAVGVGIMPAFARTTRAEVLRVKTLPFVEASRAGGASWPRVLLTHVLPNSWGPVGVLAVLDTGVAILYIASLSFLGFGATPPAAEWGTLISAGRNYLVTAPWVSLLPGLFVAAAVLSLNHVSKTIQERER, from the coding sequence TTGACCACGTCAGTCGTTCCGGAGGCGACCGGTACGGAGGTACCCGCCGCCGCAGCTCCGGTCGCCGCAGCTCCGGTCGCGGTCGCGAAGCCGGCCGCGGGGCGGGCGGCATCGGGCACGGGCGACACGCTGCTCAGCGAACGCGTGATCGCCGACACGGAGCCGGGCGGCCGCTGGGTCGGGCTGCGCGCGACGACACGCACGCTCGCCGTGAAGCCCGGCTTCGTGCTCGCCGTGCTGTTCATCGCGTTCGTTGTGGTCTCCGCGTTCGCGCCGGGCCTGTTCACCTCCCGCGACCCGTACGCGACCGCGCCAGCGGAGCGGCTGGACTCGCCGAGCCTGAACCACCTGTTCGGCACCGACGAGCTCGGCCGTGACCTGTGGACCCGGATGCTCTACGGCTCCCAGTTGACGATCAAGGCCGCGCTCATCGCGGTGGGAATCGCGATCGTCGTCGGCCTCGCGCTCGGGGTGCTCTCCGGGCTGTCCGGCGGCTTCTTCGACGCCCTGCTCATGCGGATCGTGGACGTCCAGCTCGCCATACCCGTGCTGCTGCTGTGCCTGGCCATCGTCACCGCCCTCGGGTTCGGCACCGTGCCGGTGGCGATCGCCGTCGGGGTCGGCATCATGCCGGCGTTCGCGCGCACCACCCGCGCCGAGGTGCTGCGGGTCAAGACTCTGCCGTTCGTGGAGGCGTCCCGGGCGGGCGGGGCGTCGTGGCCGCGGGTGCTGCTGACCCATGTGCTGCCCAACTCGTGGGGACCGGTCGGGGTGCTCGCCGTCCTCGACACCGGCGTGGCGATCCTCTACATCGCCTCGCTGAGCTTCCTCGGCTTCGGGGCGACGCCGCCGGCGGCCGAGTGGGGCACGCTGATCTCCGCCGGCCGCAACTACCTGGTCACCGCCCCGTGGGTGTCACTTCTGCCCGGGCTCTTCGTCGCCGCGGCAGTGCTGAGCCTCAACCACGTATCGAAGACCATCCAGGAGCGGGAGCGATGA
- a CDS encoding dipeptide ABC transporter ATP-binding protein: MTQDDALASAAVAGPAGSAVPAGGSAEPGSSVLGGSAVPGSVVPDGSAEPVSSVLGGSAAPPGPLVTVTDLEVGYVRRRRTAPAVRGVSLTIARGETVALVGESGSGKSTIANTLIGLLPDNARVTGGSVTFDLGGDSGDSGRDLGRDSDGDLGSDGAGARRVEVVGARERVLRGLRGRVVSLVPQDPMVGLNPTRRIGAQVAESIRLRGVNGDQVRAEVLEFLAQAGIDDPELRARQYPHELSGGLRQRVLIAIALAGRPQMIIADEPTSALDVTVQRRILDHIEGLVRESGISLLIITHDLAVAADRSDRVLVLQDGSIVEQGVPGRILVKPEQEYTRRLIAAAPGLAHGGRIVPRLVLRPDEVATPDPVIRLENLTKRYPLPGRQSGSFLALDDVSLQVARGRTHALVGESGSGKTTALRLALGLEKATSGRVLLDGVDITDQGWRQTRPLRRKVQLVHQNPFASLDPRFSIGRSIIEPLASFGIGDRRSRRARAVELLDQVALPASYLDRLPAELSGGQRQRVAIARSLALEPEVVLLDEPVSALDVSVQEQILALLRDLQERLGLSYLFISHDLSIVAQISHTVTVLNRGKVAESGAVAEVFGSPRSEYTRELIEAIPGQRSAALSVGAGVPVHA; this comes from the coding sequence ATGACGCAGGACGACGCACTCGCGTCGGCCGCGGTGGCCGGGCCGGCCGGTTCCGCGGTGCCCGCCGGCGGTTCCGCGGAACCGGGTTCGTCCGTACTGGGCGGTTCCGCGGTGCCGGGTTCCGTGGTGCCGGACGGTTCCGCGGAACCGGTTTCCTCCGTACTAGGCGGTTCCGCGGCGCCGCCCGGACCGCTGGTAACGGTGACGGACCTCGAGGTCGGCTATGTGCGGCGGCGCCGGACAGCGCCCGCCGTGCGCGGGGTCAGCCTGACCATCGCCCGCGGCGAGACCGTCGCGCTCGTCGGCGAGTCCGGCTCCGGCAAGTCGACGATCGCCAACACCCTCATCGGCCTGCTGCCCGACAACGCCCGCGTCACCGGAGGCAGCGTCACCTTCGACCTCGGCGGCGACAGCGGCGACAGCGGCCGCGACCTCGGCCGCGACAGCGACGGCGACCTCGGTAGCGACGGCGCCGGTGCCCGGCGGGTCGAGGTGGTCGGGGCGCGGGAGCGGGTGCTTCGCGGGCTGCGCGGCCGGGTGGTCAGCCTGGTGCCCCAGGACCCGATGGTCGGCCTCAACCCCACCCGCCGGATCGGCGCGCAGGTCGCCGAGAGCATCAGGCTGCGCGGGGTGAACGGGGACCAGGTCCGTGCGGAGGTGCTGGAGTTCCTCGCGCAGGCGGGCATCGACGACCCCGAGCTGCGGGCCCGCCAGTATCCGCACGAGCTGTCCGGTGGTCTGCGCCAGCGGGTGCTCATCGCCATCGCGCTGGCCGGCAGGCCTCAGATGATCATCGCCGACGAGCCGACGAGCGCGCTGGACGTCACCGTGCAGCGCCGGATCCTCGACCACATCGAGGGGCTGGTCCGCGAGTCCGGGATCTCGCTGCTGATCATCACGCACGACCTCGCCGTCGCCGCCGACCGCAGCGACCGGGTGCTCGTCCTGCAGGATGGCTCGATCGTCGAGCAGGGCGTCCCGGGACGGATCCTGGTCAAACCCGAGCAGGAGTACACCCGGCGGCTCATCGCGGCCGCCCCCGGCCTCGCCCACGGCGGCCGGATCGTGCCCCGCCTGGTGCTGCGTCCCGACGAGGTCGCCACGCCCGACCCGGTGATCCGCCTGGAGAACCTGACCAAGCGCTACCCGCTGCCAGGCCGGCAGTCCGGGTCCTTCCTGGCCCTGGACGACGTGTCGCTGCAGGTCGCCCGCGGGCGCACCCATGCCCTGGTCGGCGAGTCAGGTTCTGGCAAGACCACGGCGTTGCGCCTCGCGCTCGGCCTGGAGAAGGCCACCAGCGGACGGGTCCTGCTCGACGGCGTGGACATCACCGACCAGGGCTGGCGGCAGACCCGTCCGCTGCGGCGCAAGGTCCAGCTCGTCCACCAGAACCCGTTCGCCTCGCTCGACCCGCGGTTCAGCATCGGCCGCAGCATCATCGAGCCGCTGGCGTCGTTCGGGATCGGTGACCGCCGCAGCCGCCGCGCCCGCGCGGTGGAGCTGCTCGACCAGGTCGCGCTGCCCGCCTCCTACCTGGACCGGCTGCCCGCGGAACTGTCCGGCGGGCAGCGCCAGCGGGTCGCGATCGCCCGCTCGCTCGCCCTCGAACCCGAGGTGGTGCTGCTCGACGAGCCCGTCTCGGCACTCGACGTCTCGGTGCAGGAGCAGATCCTCGCGCTGCTGCGTGACCTGCAGGAACGCCTCGGCCTGAGCTACCTGTTCATCTCGCACGATCTGTCCATCGTCGCCCAGATCTCGCACACTGTGACGGTGCTCAATCGTGGGAAGGTCGCCGAGTCGGGCGCCGTGGCCGAGGTCTTCGGCTCGCCGCGCAGCGAATACACCCGGGAGCTGATCGAGGCCATCCCCGGCCAGCGCAGCGCCGCCCTCTCGGTCGGAGCCGGCGTGCCCGTGCATGCCTGA